In one Cygnus atratus isolate AKBS03 ecotype Queensland, Australia chromosome 14, CAtr_DNAZoo_HiC_assembly, whole genome shotgun sequence genomic region, the following are encoded:
- the NEUROG1 gene encoding neurogenin-1 — protein MPSEAASSGAEPPGAPRERRRRRGRGRARTEALLHTLKRSRRVKANDRERNRMHHLNAALDELRSVLPTFPDDTKLTKIETLRFAYNYIWALSETLRLAEQCLPPPPACRGPPAPPSPGSDAGSWLSSASPAPPSLCASASGPSSPATSEDCAFASPDGLRGFRGLPPPAAPPGAPCR, from the coding sequence ATGCCCTCGGAGGCTGCCAGCAGCGGCGCGgagccccccggagcccccagggaacggcggcggcggcggggccgaggcCGGGCTCGCACCGAGGCTTTGCTGCACACCCTGAAGCGGAGCCGCCGGGTGAAAGCCAACGACCGGGAGCGGAACCGCATGCACCACCTCAACGCCGCCCTGGACGAGCTCCGCAGCGTCCTGCCCACCTTCCCCGACGACACCAAGCTGACGAAAATCGAGACCCTGCGCTTCGCCTACAACTACATCTGGGCCCTCTCCGAGACCCTCCGGCTGGCCGAGCAgtgcctccctcccccccccgcctgccgcggcccccccgctccccccagccccggcagcgACGCCGGTTCGTGGCTTTCCAGCGCttccccggcccccccctcGCTCTGCGCCTCCGCCTCGGGCCCCAGCAGCCCGGCCACCTCCGAGGACTGCGCCTTCGCCTCCCCCGACGGCCTGCGGGGCTTCCgcgggctgcccccccccgccgcgccccccggGGCTCCCTGCCGCTAG